The Eubacterium maltosivorans genome includes the window CATCGACAATTATTTCAGCGAGCTTGACACCATCGCTATTTTCTGCGGCGTTAACACAGGTATCAATGACACTTATGAACATCAGACCGATGATGACGTCCTCTTTTCTTTGGCTCAGATACTTTTTCATTGCTTCCGGGAAACCGATATTATTGCTCGCTTTGGCGGCGGCGAATTTTTCGTTTGGATCAAGGATCTGCCAACTCTGGAGGTCGTAAGGCAAAAGGCTGAGATGCGCTGCAATATTACCGCTGCCAGTCCTAACATACCCATTTCACTGAGCATTGGCATCGCCTAGTATCCCGGCGATGGCACCTCTTACGCAGAGATCATGCAACATGCCGATAAAGCTCTTTATTGTGCTAAGCACTCTGGCAAGGGCAACTACAATAGTCCACAATAAAAAAAGACGGAAATATCCGTCTTTTTTTAACCCTCATATGTCTCGATCAATCGCTCG containing:
- a CDS encoding GGDEF domain-containing protein — translated: MKKSTDQGIILTNSLIDNYFSELDTIAIFCGVNTGINDTYEHQTDDDVLFSLAQILFHCFRETDIIARFGGGEFFVWIKDLPTLEVVRQKAEMRCNITAASPNIPISLSIGIA